A genomic segment from Polyangium mundeleinium encodes:
- a CDS encoding radical SAM protein, producing MSRIAIVFPPIRVSRDFIDYPYFADLGALQAAAVLCASGFEVDLVDALAMEGATLASHDDDAGYVRLGAPLDKVLARVSAEADAVLVAYTPFHRPPSRDDLLGKLLAGLAAHRPDRPMVLADLYQSGQHVVDVPSSEILAAYPEVSVLIRYEAEDVLARVFSDLERQGRPREPFALVPEEPPRLDDLPLPAWDLVDLPAYFAFHEATIRGLGRPHWAFPIDGKSAPILTSRGCPYRCVHCSSNPTARKDGELVRPKTQRRYAPAYLDRLLGDLAARGVRRVHLLDELVNVNERHFDAVLDLLEKHDLRFEIPNGVRADYVLPRHVEAMKGRMTTLSVSAESGVQRVVDEVVDKQLDLGAIKEAAKLAHAAALPMLVHFMIGLPGETKRDINGTLAFALDLFEETGAFPSVQFATPLPGTRLGAEAKKKGRALPVVNDWGPRFQQAPTIETDAFTEDDLRRFKWTFDQRIGASQGPKKVIMNVTYKCNNRCTFCATGTRTQFDGDLDRQRELLVKYRKLGVTLLDFDGGEPTLNPNLVRLVGFARRIGYERVNVTTNARMSSYEDYAQKLVTSGVTSILTSIHGPDAQTHAQNVGVAEAFDQTLAGVKNFVRLAPPGVELGANITLTKSNHKKLHDVAALVFELGLRWFNIQFLTPFGRATSSVCPDTSVAAKETMRVIDDFRDRMKIQVINLPFCFMPGYEAFLLGDMLKLERHMLFVNNEEVNLFEYLRERRVKKAVCETCPHEVFCGGFYEIEDVPEPTWLIRPEDLVRPIAADVPRPFARP from the coding sequence ATGTCTCGCATCGCGATCGTCTTCCCTCCGATCCGCGTCTCGCGCGACTTCATCGACTACCCGTACTTCGCGGACCTCGGCGCCCTCCAGGCGGCCGCTGTCCTCTGCGCGTCGGGCTTCGAGGTCGACCTCGTCGACGCGCTCGCGATGGAGGGCGCGACGCTCGCGAGCCACGACGACGACGCGGGTTACGTGCGGCTCGGCGCGCCGCTCGACAAGGTCCTCGCGCGTGTTTCTGCCGAGGCCGACGCCGTCCTCGTCGCGTACACGCCGTTTCATCGGCCGCCCTCGCGCGACGATCTGCTTGGGAAGCTCCTCGCTGGTCTCGCCGCGCATCGTCCGGATCGTCCCATGGTCTTGGCAGACCTCTACCAGAGCGGCCAGCACGTCGTCGACGTCCCGTCGAGCGAGATCCTCGCCGCCTACCCCGAGGTCTCCGTCTTGATCCGCTACGAGGCCGAAGACGTACTCGCGCGGGTTTTTTCCGATCTCGAACGACAAGGCCGGCCGCGTGAGCCCTTCGCCCTCGTCCCCGAGGAGCCGCCGCGCCTCGACGACCTGCCCTTGCCCGCGTGGGACCTCGTCGATCTGCCGGCCTACTTCGCCTTCCACGAGGCCACGATCCGCGGCCTCGGCCGGCCCCACTGGGCCTTCCCGATCGACGGAAAGAGCGCGCCGATCCTCACGAGCCGCGGCTGCCCCTACCGCTGCGTCCACTGCTCCTCGAACCCCACGGCCCGCAAAGACGGCGAGCTCGTGCGGCCAAAGACCCAGCGCCGTTACGCCCCCGCCTACCTCGACCGCCTCCTCGGCGACCTCGCCGCGCGTGGCGTGCGTCGCGTGCACCTGCTCGACGAGCTCGTCAACGTGAACGAGCGGCACTTCGACGCCGTGCTCGACCTGCTCGAAAAGCACGACCTGCGCTTCGAGATCCCGAACGGCGTGCGCGCCGACTACGTCCTTCCGCGCCACGTCGAGGCCATGAAGGGCCGGATGACCACGCTCAGCGTGAGCGCCGAGAGCGGCGTGCAGCGCGTCGTCGATGAGGTCGTCGACAAGCAGCTCGACCTCGGCGCCATCAAAGAAGCGGCGAAGCTCGCGCACGCGGCCGCGCTCCCGATGCTCGTGCACTTCATGATCGGCCTGCCCGGCGAGACGAAGCGCGACATCAACGGCACGCTCGCCTTCGCGCTCGACCTCTTCGAGGAGACGGGCGCGTTCCCGAGCGTCCAGTTCGCCACGCCCCTGCCTGGCACGCGCCTCGGCGCCGAGGCCAAGAAGAAGGGCCGCGCGCTGCCCGTCGTGAACGACTGGGGCCCGCGCTTCCAGCAAGCGCCGACGATCGAGACCGACGCCTTCACCGAGGACGACCTTCGCCGCTTCAAGTGGACGTTTGATCAACGCATCGGCGCCTCGCAGGGCCCGAAGAAGGTGATCATGAACGTCACCTACAAGTGCAACAACCGCTGCACCTTCTGCGCGACCGGCACGCGCACGCAGTTCGACGGCGACCTCGACCGGCAGCGCGAGCTGCTCGTGAAGTACCGCAAGCTCGGCGTCACGCTCCTCGACTTCGACGGCGGCGAACCCACGCTCAACCCGAACCTCGTCCGCCTCGTCGGCTTCGCCCGCCGCATCGGCTACGAGCGCGTCAACGTCACCACGAACGCGCGCATGTCGAGCTACGAGGACTACGCGCAGAAGCTCGTCACCTCCGGCGTCACCTCGATCCTCACGAGCATCCACGGCCCCGACGCGCAGACCCACGCGCAGAACGTGGGCGTCGCCGAGGCCTTCGATCAGACCCTCGCCGGCGTGAAAAACTTCGTCCGCCTCGCGCCGCCCGGCGTCGAGCTCGGGGCCAACATCACGCTCACGAAGTCGAACCACAAGAAGCTCCACGACGTCGCCGCGCTCGTCTTCGAGCTCGGCCTGCGCTGGTTCAACATCCAGTTCCTCACGCCCTTCGGCCGCGCCACGAGCTCGGTCTGCCCCGACACGAGCGTTGCCGCGAAGGAGACGATGCGCGTCATCGACGACTTCCGCGATCGCATGAAGATCCAGGTCATCAACCTGCCCTTCTGCTTCATGCCCGGCTACGAGGCGTTCCTCCTCGGCGACATGCTCAAGCTCGAACGGCACATGCTCTTCGTGAACAACGAGGAGGTGAACCTCTTCGAGTACCTGCGCGAGCGCCGCGTGAAAAAGGCCGTCTGCGAGACGTGCCCGCACGAGGTCTTTTGCGGCGGCTTCTACGAGATCGAAGATGTCCCCGAGCCGACGTGGCTCATCCGGCCCGAGGATCTCGTCCGTCCGATCGCAGCGGATGTTCCGCGACCGTTCGCGCGCCCGTGA
- a CDS encoding DUF4272 domain-containing protein — translation MKAPGGRASGDLPVDGEALRMIRQRSLFMARRLGYPVDVSLPLLTDRGVLRDKDEVVDRMLALDAVIACASGMPPEIASDWVSEIGITGSLSPSEARVLEGRAEDVPAGLLDRMEALWALGWASSLFRALDYSRICGPELAMIFGELDDARDVRALRKRSRLRRHEEVLSACDLARCLHRGLEIAARKRMGLPGKVQPNVILERRKALEWLLGEEEWDEVFVGV, via the coding sequence ATGAAGGCGCCGGGGGGCCGCGCGTCGGGGGATTTGCCCGTGGATGGCGAGGCGCTGCGCATGATCCGCCAGCGCTCGCTCTTCATGGCGCGGCGGCTCGGGTATCCGGTCGACGTGAGCTTGCCGCTGCTCACGGACCGCGGGGTTTTACGGGACAAGGACGAGGTCGTCGACCGCATGCTCGCGCTCGACGCGGTGATCGCGTGCGCCTCCGGCATGCCGCCCGAAATCGCCTCCGATTGGGTCTCCGAAATCGGCATCACGGGCTCGCTCTCGCCCTCGGAGGCGCGTGTCCTCGAAGGACGCGCCGAGGATGTGCCTGCGGGCCTGCTCGACCGCATGGAGGCGTTATGGGCACTCGGCTGGGCGTCCTCGCTCTTCCGGGCCCTCGATTATTCGCGCATTTGTGGCCCCGAGCTCGCCATGATCTTCGGCGAGCTCGACGACGCCCGCGACGTGCGCGCCTTGCGCAAGCGCAGCCGATTGCGCCGCCACGAGGAGGTCCTCTCCGCTTGCGACCTCGCCCGCTGCTTGCACCGCGGCCTCGAGATCGCCGCGCGCAAGCGAATGGGCTTGCCGGGCAAGGTCCAGCCGAACGTCATCCTGGAGCGACGCAAGGCGCTCGAATGGCTGCTCGGCGAGGAGGAGTGGGACGAGGTGTTCGTGGGGGTTTGA
- the prmC gene encoding peptide chain release factor N(5)-glutamine methyltransferase — MTTTRSEAPGEAWTIRRVLAWAVDDLKKRGFSSARLDAELLLCHVLRIDRIKLLVDAERPLDKAELTRYRELFVRRRNGEPIAYLLGVREFYGRPFRVDRRVLVPRPDTETLVEVALARTRHLDLAARVLDLCTGSGCVAISLARERPTTCVLGLDLSPDAATVARENVVRLGATNCAIGVSDLFSALEGRGAVFDLITANPPYIPEAEIDTLMVDVRGFEPRLALSGGADGLVILRRIAAEAPRYLAPGGVLAVEVMAGQAPDVSALFAAQGFSAIEIQKDLGGHERIVSAVWAGKP, encoded by the coding sequence GTGACGACGACGCGGAGCGAGGCGCCGGGCGAGGCGTGGACGATCCGTCGCGTGCTCGCGTGGGCGGTGGACGACCTCAAGAAGCGAGGTTTTTCCTCGGCGCGCCTCGATGCCGAGCTCTTGCTCTGCCACGTCCTCCGTATCGATCGCATCAAGCTCCTCGTCGACGCCGAGCGCCCGCTCGACAAGGCCGAGCTCACGCGGTACCGCGAGCTCTTCGTGCGCCGCCGCAACGGCGAGCCGATCGCGTACCTGCTCGGCGTGCGCGAGTTCTACGGCAGGCCCTTCCGCGTCGATCGACGTGTCCTCGTCCCGCGCCCCGACACCGAGACGCTCGTCGAGGTCGCGCTCGCGCGCACGCGGCACCTCGACCTCGCGGCGCGCGTGCTCGATCTCTGCACGGGCTCTGGCTGCGTCGCGATCTCGCTCGCGCGCGAGCGCCCGACCACGTGCGTGCTCGGCCTCGACCTCTCGCCCGACGCGGCCACGGTCGCGCGGGAAAACGTCGTTCGCCTCGGCGCCACGAACTGCGCGATCGGCGTCTCGGACCTCTTCTCCGCGCTCGAAGGCCGCGGCGCTGTGTTCGACCTCATCACGGCGAACCCGCCGTACATCCCGGAGGCCGAGATCGACACGCTCATGGTGGACGTGCGCGGGTTCGAGCCGCGGCTCGCGCTCTCGGGCGGCGCGGATGGGCTCGTGATCCTTCGGCGCATCGCTGCGGAGGCGCCGCGTTACCTCGCCCCGGGCGGCGTGCTCGCGGTCGAGGTCATGGCCGGCCAGGCGCCCGACGTGAGCGCGCTCTTCGCCGCGCAGGGTTTCTCCGCGATCGAAATCCAAAAAGACCTCGGCGGGCACGAGCGTATTGTCTCCGCGGTTTGGGCGGGGAAACCATGA
- a CDS encoding phosphomannomutase/phosphoglucomutase: MKIPRHIFREYDIRGVAERDLSDDLARELGRAFAFVLRKDVVSARGSGSPSASSAPNPAPRVAVARDGRLSSDRLFAALSEGLLAGGADVVFVGVGPTPMLYFAAHHLETHGAIMITASHNPAPDNGFKMMRGKSSFYGADIQALADLIEQGVAFAEPPAARGKLSETSVVAPYIESVRRSSRLARTDVRFVIDAGNGAAGPLGVETLSALGLSPEALYCDIDGTFPNHHPDPTVPANLAALRERVLATGATFGVAWDGDGDRVGAIDETGEVIWGDKLLLLYARALLREHPGATILGEVKCSETLYADIKKHGGRPLVWKTGHSLIKTKMKEEHALLAGEMSGHMFFADRWPGFDDAVYATVRLVEIVASEGKTLRELLADVPSTFATPEIRVDCPDALKFGVVADVVAHYRGKRPVLDIDGGRFDFGDGAWGLCRASNTQPVLVLRFEAATPERRDEIRREVEGVVEGAIRRVAEAGGRP; the protein is encoded by the coding sequence ATGAAGATCCCGCGCCACATCTTCCGCGAGTACGACATCCGCGGCGTCGCCGAGCGAGACCTCTCCGATGACCTCGCCCGCGAGCTCGGCCGCGCCTTCGCGTTCGTCCTTCGCAAGGACGTTGTCAGCGCTCGGGGCTCCGGATCGCCTTCGGCGTCCTCTGCCCCGAACCCCGCGCCCCGCGTCGCCGTCGCGCGTGACGGCCGCCTTTCGAGCGATCGCCTCTTCGCGGCTCTCTCCGAAGGCCTGCTCGCGGGCGGCGCCGACGTCGTGTTCGTCGGCGTGGGCCCGACGCCGATGCTCTACTTCGCCGCGCATCACCTGGAGACGCACGGCGCGATCATGATCACCGCGAGCCACAACCCCGCGCCCGACAACGGCTTCAAGATGATGCGCGGCAAGAGCTCGTTCTACGGCGCCGACATCCAGGCCCTCGCCGACCTCATCGAGCAGGGCGTCGCCTTCGCCGAGCCGCCCGCTGCGCGCGGCAAGCTCAGCGAGACCAGCGTCGTGGCCCCGTACATCGAGTCCGTTCGTCGATCGAGCCGCCTCGCCCGCACCGACGTCCGCTTCGTCATCGACGCCGGCAACGGCGCGGCGGGGCCGCTCGGCGTCGAGACGCTCTCTGCGCTCGGGCTCTCGCCTGAAGCCCTCTATTGCGACATCGACGGGACCTTCCCGAACCACCACCCCGACCCCACGGTACCGGCGAACCTCGCCGCGCTGCGCGAGCGCGTGCTCGCCACGGGCGCCACGTTTGGCGTCGCGTGGGACGGCGACGGCGATCGCGTCGGCGCGATCGACGAGACGGGCGAGGTGATCTGGGGGGACAAACTGCTCCTGCTCTACGCCCGCGCCCTGCTCCGCGAACATCCCGGCGCCACCATCCTCGGCGAGGTGAAGTGCTCCGAGACGCTCTACGCCGACATCAAGAAGCACGGCGGGCGGCCGCTCGTGTGGAAGACGGGGCACTCGCTGATCAAGACGAAGATGAAGGAAGAACACGCGCTCCTCGCCGGCGAGATGAGCGGCCACATGTTCTTCGCGGACCGCTGGCCGGGCTTCGACGACGCGGTCTACGCGACGGTGCGCCTCGTGGAGATCGTCGCCTCCGAGGGCAAGACGCTGCGCGAGTTGCTCGCCGACGTGCCGTCCACCTTCGCCACGCCGGAGATCCGCGTCGATTGCCCCGATGCGCTCAAGTTCGGCGTCGTCGCGGACGTCGTCGCGCACTACCGCGGCAAGCGGCCCGTGCTCGACATCGACGGCGGGCGCTTCGACTTCGGCGACGGCGCGTGGGGCCTCTGCCGCGCGTCGAACACGCAGCCCGTGCTCGTGCTCCGCTTCGAGGCGGCCACGCCCGAGCGGCGCGACGAGATCCGACGTGAGGTCGAGGGCGTGGTCGAAGGCGCGATCCGCCGCGTGGCCGAGGCAGGCGGCCGCCCGTGA
- a CDS encoding phage holin family protein has translation MNQERPSNGNGHALVRGSARMPPSITERALPPIARRPAGEGLSTGEAIAAVARDTIDVATELVRDGIALGKLEAQRAVSEMVPRVVWGVVAFTCGAAATVIAVIAVMIGLGAIIPSVAGRLAILAGVLFVVAFFGAVRAMRSARASATMSISATESAVDEGVHKAELPGVTLPGEPGRSRPMVGP, from the coding sequence ATGAACCAGGAGCGACCATCAAACGGGAACGGGCACGCGCTCGTGCGCGGCTCGGCGAGGATGCCGCCCAGCATCACGGAGCGCGCGCTGCCGCCGATCGCGCGGCGGCCGGCCGGCGAAGGTTTGTCGACCGGAGAGGCGATCGCCGCCGTCGCGCGGGACACGATCGACGTGGCGACGGAGCTCGTGCGGGACGGCATCGCGCTCGGGAAGCTCGAAGCGCAGCGCGCCGTGAGCGAGATGGTGCCGCGCGTGGTGTGGGGCGTCGTGGCCTTCACCTGCGGGGCCGCGGCCACCGTGATCGCGGTGATCGCGGTGATGATCGGGCTCGGAGCGATCATCCCCTCGGTCGCGGGCAGGCTGGCGATCCTCGCGGGTGTGCTGTTCGTGGTCGCCTTCTTCGGCGCGGTGCGCGCGATGCGCTCGGCGCGGGCGAGCGCGACCATGTCGATCAGCGCGACGGAGTCGGCGGTCGACGAGGGCGTGCACAAGGCGGAGCTGCCCGGCGTGACGCTCCCGGGCGAGCCGGGCCGATCCCGGCCGATGGTAGGGCCGTAG
- a CDS encoding D-alanine--D-alanine ligase family protein has translation MDLALCISLTPKDTSHLGDEDLAELDSPELRDAVVRALEPLGTVRVWDTTTLSPKEIAAERRPDLIFNLSEGIYGTGREAQAPALFEWLQWPYVGSDPVTLGITHDKGYTKCILDRAGIPTPRAAVIHRPLDRALGLAYPVIAKPVAEGAGKGIYDANVVDDDAALAALVSTYLDRYRQPLLVEEFLPGREFTAAVIGNRGSFEVLPLVEIDFTAIPRSPRRVYGYEAKFTWHSTKHMLCPAKVDSGLQREIESLVIGTCEALGIRDWARVDLRLDGAGKPYVLEVNPLPGIYPELEYISCFTKSAYAAGMTFEGLVERLVRTAMERYRSDWFLPHKVGRRSGGG, from the coding sequence ATGGACCTCGCCCTTTGCATCTCGCTCACCCCGAAGGACACCTCGCACCTCGGTGACGAGGACCTGGCCGAGCTCGACAGCCCGGAGCTTCGGGACGCGGTCGTCCGGGCGCTCGAACCGCTCGGCACCGTGCGCGTATGGGACACCACGACCCTCTCGCCGAAGGAAATCGCCGCGGAGCGCCGGCCGGACCTGATCTTCAACCTCTCCGAGGGAATCTACGGCACCGGCCGGGAAGCCCAGGCCCCTGCCCTCTTCGAATGGCTGCAATGGCCGTACGTGGGCAGCGACCCGGTGACGCTCGGGATCACGCACGACAAGGGGTACACGAAATGTATCCTCGACCGCGCAGGCATTCCCACGCCCCGCGCGGCGGTGATTCATCGGCCGCTCGATCGCGCGCTCGGCCTCGCGTATCCGGTGATCGCGAAGCCGGTGGCGGAAGGGGCGGGGAAGGGGATTTACGATGCCAACGTGGTCGACGACGACGCGGCGCTCGCGGCCCTCGTGAGCACGTACCTCGATCGCTATCGCCAGCCGCTGCTCGTCGAGGAGTTCTTGCCGGGTCGGGAGTTCACGGCCGCGGTGATCGGCAATCGGGGCTCGTTCGAGGTGCTGCCGCTCGTGGAGATCGATTTCACCGCCATTCCGCGGAGCCCTCGGCGGGTCTACGGCTACGAGGCGAAGTTCACGTGGCACAGCACGAAGCACATGCTCTGCCCGGCGAAGGTCGACAGCGGGCTGCAGCGGGAGATCGAGTCCCTGGTCATCGGCACGTGCGAGGCGCTCGGGATTCGCGACTGGGCGCGGGTGGACCTGCGGCTCGACGGCGCGGGCAAACCGTACGTGCTGGAGGTCAATCCGCTGCCGGGGATTTACCCGGAGCTCGAGTATATTTCGTGCTTCACGAAATCAGCGTATGCCGCGGGGATGACGTTCGAGGGGCTGGTGGAGCGGCTGGTGCGGACGGCGATGGAGCGGTATCGATCGGATTGGTTCTTGCCGCACAAGGTGGGGCGTCGAAGCGGCGGCGGCTGA
- a CDS encoding prolyl oligopeptidase family serine peptidase has translation MKELNGPLPFPPARRDPESGFTLHGRRFDDPYAWFERLDDAETQGFIAAQEAVTRGVLDGVPGRDWLRAAVTRSARYARLSPPIRTGPNGREFLWQADAEDEKLKLRMRREKGAPLETVLDPNTWANDEALVFAVPSPDGTRVAFGKAVGSTHGAVIHVLDVETRRLLPDRPRGTDPTSLAWRPDGSGFFYSACPAPGEVPAGEEAHWNAIYEHRIGSSTPARRVFGDDHNKEYWCSVKVSECGRFAVLSKWDFVHANVVSLLRLADDVLLPVAPVMRSIHQVQVLGDSLLIHTDLDAPRGRACIASLAAPTEWRTILPENEDTLQTVAGVGGRLYAVYCHAASHRVRIHAEDGTYLRELVLPALGSVNRNEGDGVVSGVSGAWGGDEVWVSFESYVQPPSHYRYDYAADRLTPYHVPDVGLDPSAYVTNQVWYTSPDGTRVSMFVIHRKDLPRDGQMPVRLSAYGGFNVSLQPRFTAVTAAWLKLGGVLAFANIRGGGEYGRAWHEAAVKTRRQNAFDDYIAAARFLVSEGYTTPSRLASRGNSNGGVLVAVTALQAPEAFGAVFCRAPTLDMLQFPKFGFMSSATVEYGSPDDPVEGAYLAGYSPYHNVRSDRRYPVITFVPALNDRIAPPYDPLKMVARLQAETTLGGPYFLLPLRASGHGGGTTLTALIEQDVDELSFYCWALDVAPPAAGATGTAGAADAAGAADAAGAG, from the coding sequence ATGAAAGAGTTGAACGGACCGCTGCCCTTTCCCCCGGCGCGACGTGATCCCGAGAGCGGCTTCACGCTGCACGGAAGGCGCTTCGACGATCCGTACGCGTGGTTCGAGCGGCTCGACGACGCCGAGACCCAAGGCTTCATCGCCGCGCAGGAGGCGGTCACGCGCGGCGTGCTCGACGGGGTGCCGGGGCGCGACTGGCTACGGGCTGCCGTGACACGCTCCGCACGGTATGCGCGGCTGTCGCCGCCGATTCGTACAGGGCCAAACGGACGCGAGTTTCTCTGGCAAGCGGACGCGGAGGACGAAAAGCTCAAGCTCCGGATGCGGCGTGAAAAGGGCGCGCCGCTCGAAACCGTGCTCGATCCGAATACGTGGGCAAACGACGAGGCGCTGGTCTTTGCGGTTCCCTCGCCCGACGGCACGCGGGTCGCGTTCGGGAAGGCCGTGGGGAGCACGCACGGCGCGGTGATTCACGTGCTCGACGTCGAGACGAGGCGCCTGCTGCCCGATCGGCCCCGCGGCACGGACCCCACGTCGCTGGCGTGGCGCCCCGATGGATCCGGCTTCTTTTATTCGGCATGCCCCGCGCCGGGCGAGGTGCCCGCGGGCGAGGAGGCGCACTGGAACGCCATTTACGAGCACCGGATCGGGTCGAGCACGCCGGCACGCCGGGTCTTCGGGGACGACCACAACAAGGAGTACTGGTGCTCCGTCAAGGTCAGCGAGTGCGGCCGTTTTGCCGTGCTCTCCAAGTGGGACTTCGTGCATGCCAACGTCGTCTCGCTGCTGCGCCTCGCGGATGATGTGCTCTTGCCCGTGGCTCCCGTGATGCGGTCGATCCATCAAGTGCAGGTGCTCGGCGATTCGCTGCTCATTCATACCGACCTCGACGCGCCGCGCGGACGAGCGTGCATCGCGTCGCTCGCGGCGCCGACGGAGTGGCGGACGATCCTCCCCGAAAACGAGGACACGCTGCAAACCGTCGCCGGCGTGGGCGGTCGGCTTTACGCCGTCTATTGCCATGCGGCCTCCCATCGCGTTCGTATCCACGCCGAAGACGGCACCTACCTCCGCGAGCTCGTGCTGCCGGCGCTCGGCTCGGTCAATCGCAACGAGGGAGACGGCGTCGTCAGCGGCGTGAGTGGCGCCTGGGGCGGCGACGAGGTGTGGGTGAGCTTCGAGTCGTACGTGCAGCCACCCTCGCATTATCGGTACGATTATGCGGCCGACCGTTTGACGCCGTACCACGTGCCCGACGTCGGGCTCGATCCGTCGGCGTATGTGACGAACCAGGTGTGGTATACGTCGCCCGACGGCACGCGGGTCTCGATGTTCGTGATCCACCGCAAGGACCTGCCGCGCGACGGGCAAATGCCGGTGCGGTTGAGCGCGTACGGGGGCTTCAACGTCTCGCTCCAGCCGCGCTTCACAGCGGTCACCGCCGCCTGGCTGAAGCTCGGCGGCGTGCTCGCGTTCGCCAACATCCGAGGCGGCGGCGAATACGGTCGCGCCTGGCACGAGGCCGCCGTCAAGACGCGGCGGCAAAACGCCTTCGACGATTACATCGCCGCGGCCCGGTTCCTCGTGTCGGAAGGCTATACGACGCCTTCCCGGCTCGCCTCGCGCGGCAACAGCAACGGCGGGGTGCTCGTCGCCGTCACCGCCCTGCAAGCCCCCGAGGCCTTCGGCGCCGTGTTCTGCCGCGCGCCCACGCTCGACATGCTGCAATTTCCCAAGTTCGGTTTCATGAGCTCGGCGACCGTCGAATACGGCTCGCCCGACGATCCCGTCGAGGGCGCCTATCTCGCCGGGTATTCGCCGTACCACAACGTGCGATCCGATCGCCGTTACCCCGTGATCACGTTCGTCCCGGCGCTCAACGACCGGATCGCGCCGCCATACGATCCGCTCAAAATGGTCGCGCGGCTGCAGGCGGAAACCACGCTCGGCGGGCCGTACTTTTTGTTGCCGCTCCGGGCCTCGGGCCACGGCGGCGGCACCACGCTGACGGCGCTCATCGAGCAGGACGTGGACGAATTGAGCTTTTATTGCTGGGCGCTCGACGTCGCGCCGCCCGCGGCTGGCGCAACGGGCACGGCTGGCGCGGCGGACGCGGCTGGCGCAGCAGACGCAGCGGGCGCGGGTTGA
- a CDS encoding prepilin peptidase produces the protein MLGDLPLSFLYGFALVFGLLWGSFLNVVIYRVPRGMSVVRPASRCPACETPIRPWDNIPVLGWLFLRGKARCCGAPVSPRYPLVEAIGGLLSVAIVHVILAPLDPTTSIARAGAIYIADLALALGLVAAAFIDLEHMILPDEITLGGAVLGLATASLRDLSFVDALLGAAVGFAVVWLPFIVIYPRLRGGAGMGLGDAKLLLLSGAWFGWGGALVVLCAGAVQGTFAAIGVLAVRGKIEEPEAVRLEREEIRKELAAMTPEERAEAEKELAEDPLAEEAGEGLGQARVAFGPFLALATLEYLFFGRAAVEAFFGWAGG, from the coding sequence ATGCTCGGCGACCTGCCCCTCTCGTTCCTGTACGGCTTCGCGCTGGTCTTCGGCCTGCTCTGGGGCAGCTTCCTGAACGTCGTGATTTACCGCGTTCCACGCGGGATGAGCGTCGTAAGGCCCGCCTCACGCTGCCCCGCGTGCGAGACCCCGATCCGCCCGTGGGACAACATCCCCGTCCTCGGATGGCTCTTCCTGCGCGGCAAGGCGCGCTGCTGCGGCGCTCCGGTCTCGCCGCGCTACCCGCTCGTCGAGGCGATCGGGGGCCTGCTCTCCGTGGCGATCGTGCACGTGATCCTCGCGCCGCTCGACCCCACGACCTCGATCGCGCGCGCCGGGGCCATCTACATCGCCGACCTCGCGCTCGCGCTTGGCCTCGTGGCGGCGGCGTTCATCGACCTCGAACACATGATCCTGCCCGACGAGATCACGCTCGGCGGCGCGGTGCTCGGCCTCGCGACGGCCTCGCTGCGTGACCTCTCGTTCGTCGACGCGCTCCTCGGCGCGGCTGTCGGGTTTGCCGTCGTGTGGCTGCCGTTCATCGTGATCTACCCGCGTTTGCGCGGCGGGGCGGGGATGGGGCTCGGCGACGCGAAGCTCTTGCTGCTTTCGGGCGCGTGGTTCGGCTGGGGCGGCGCGCTCGTGGTGCTCTGCGCGGGCGCGGTGCAGGGGACGTTCGCGGCGATCGGCGTGCTCGCGGTGCGTGGCAAGATCGAAGAGCCGGAGGCGGTGCGGCTCGAGCGCGAGGAGATCCGGAAGGAGCTCGCGGCGATGACGCCGGAGGAGCGCGCCGAGGCCGAAAAAGAGCTCGCCGAGGACCCGCTCGCGGAGGAAGCGGGCGAGGGACTGGGGCAGGCGCGCGTCGCGTTCGGGCCGTTCTTGGCGCTCGCGACGCTGGAGTACCTTTTCTTCGGCCGCGCGGCCGTCGAGGCGTTTTTCGGATGGGCCGGGGGCTGA